A single window of Nasonia vitripennis strain AsymCx chromosome 4, Nvit_psr_1.1, whole genome shotgun sequence DNA harbors:
- the LOC100118914 gene encoding transmembrane protein 45B, translating into MAGGENHLPYLLTGCIFYAFGLKWCCEYARLWYVRPKPRQHRESPKLGLILRFRKTCLEMLNGHPIEGCLKLIATAIGLAGTLTGGLPNSGIVSPKVVHATIYLFFAFSGLVDVLHFYFPRNISDGLSKMALAQSFFIEGFLFVWASLSESPVVNLILAAIVWMTSIAVTLELVWPEVKLLRGATTLLHGEWIAHMVRVYRTEPLNLEKIALTFSWHVAAASTVTLLTVAITRSCLPREPPPPPEVPIYDYCNEMEIRST; encoded by the coding sequence ATGGCTGGAGGAGAAAATCACTTGCCCTACCTTTTGACTGGCTGCATTTTCTATGCATTTGGACTGAAGTGGTGTTGTGAGTATGCAAGACTGTGGTATGTCCGCCCAAAGCCACGCCAGCACAGAGAGAGTCCCAAGTTGGGCTTGATACTCCGCTTCCGCAAGACATGCCTGGAGATGCTAAATGGCCATCCGATCGAGGGATGCCTGAAACTGATTGCAACAGCCATTGGATTAGCTGGAACGTTGACTGGTGGCCTACCAAATTCAGGAATAGTCTCACCTAAAGTAGTGCACGCCACTATTTACCTATTCTTTGCTTTCTCTGGTCTGGTAGATGTtctgcatttttattttcctcggAACATCAGTGATGGCCTGTCGAAAATGGCTCTGGCACAAAGCTTCTTCATTGAAGGATTTCTTTTTGTGTGGGCCAGCTTGAGCGAGAGCCCTGTAGTCAATCTTATCCTAGCTGCCATTGTGTGGATGACTAGTATAGCCGTGACACTGGAGTTGGTGTGGCCTGAAGTTAAGTTGTTGAGAGGAGCCACAACTCTTTTGCATGGAGAATGGATCGCACACATGGTCCGAGTGTATCGCACCGAGCCTCTGAATTTGGAGAAAATTGCACTCACGTTTTCTTGGCACGTTGCTGCAGCTTCTACTGTTACTCTTCTCACTGTTGCCATAACTCGAAGCTGCTTGCCTCGTGAGCCACCACCTCCACCAGAGGTTCCAATTTATGATTACTGCAACGAAATGGAAATTAGGTCTACTTGA
- the ARPC4 gene encoding actin related protein 2/3 complex, subunit 4, 20kDa, translating into MSSSLKPYLTAVRRTLTAAMCLENFSSQIVEKHNKPEVEVQASKELLLTPILISRNANEKVLIESSINSMRINIAVKQVDDLERILCHKFTRFMMMRAENFMILRRKPIPGYDISFLITNIHTEQMYKHKIVDFVIHFMEEIDREISEMKLSMNARARTCAEEFLKRF; encoded by the exons ATG tCGAGCTCTCTAAAGCCTTACCTCACAGCAGTGAGGCGCACGCTGACTGCTGCAATGTGTCTGGAAAACTTTTCCTCACAGATTGTGGAAAAGCACAACAAGCCAGAGGTAGAAGTGCAGGCGAGCAAAGAGTTGCTCCTGACGCCAATACTGATAAGTAGGAATGCCAACGAGAAGGTCCTGATCGAATCTAGTATAAATAGCATGAGAATAAACATAGCTGTGAAACAAGTGGACGACCTGGAGAGAATCCTGTGTCACAAGTTCACCAGATTCATGATGATGCGAGCAGAAAACTTTATGATCTTGAGGAGGAAGCCTATACCG GGTTATGACATTAGCTTCCTGATCACAAACATCCACACGGAGCAAATGTATAAACACAAAATTGTGGACTTTGTTATTCATTTTATGGAAGAAATTGATAGAGAAATCAGTGAAATGAAACTGTCAATGAATGCTAGAGCTCGCACATGTGCCGAAGAGTTTTTGAAGAGG TTCTAG